In the genome of Raphanus sativus cultivar WK10039 chromosome 4, ASM80110v3, whole genome shotgun sequence, one region contains:
- the LOC130511502 gene encoding CASP-like protein 4C1, producing the protein MSLCLLFFITVNHNPSPLISSSSAMRSPHAFRNGESPSSRDLTHFHSTVAAQKLRRFNSLILLLRLASFSFSLASAIFTLTNSHGSGSPHWYDFDAFRFAFVANAIVALYSVFEMGTCVWEFSRETTLWPEAFQVWFDFGHDQVFSYLLLSAGSAAAALARTMRGGDMCTDNKAFCLQSDVAIGLGFAAFLFLAFSSCFSGFRVACFLITGSRFHL; encoded by the exons ATGAGCCTttgtcttctcttcttcatcaCAGTTAACCACAACCCATCTCCTCtgatctcctcctcctccgccatgCGCTCGCCGCATGCCTTCCGCAACGGCGAATCTCCCTCCTCGCGTGACCTCACTCACTTCCACTCCACCGTCGCAGCTCAGAAGCTCCGTCGCTTCAACTCCCtgatcctcctcctccgcctcgCCTCTTTCTCCTTCTCACTCGCCTCCGCCATCTTCACTCTCACCAATTCCCACGGCTCCGGTTCGCCTCACTGGTACGACTTCGACGCCTTCAG ATTCGCGTTCGTGGCAAACGCGATCGTGGCGTTATATTCGGTCTTCGAAATGGGGACTTGCGTTTGGGAGTTCTCCAGAGAAACTACGTTGTGGCCTGAAGCGTTTCAAGTCTGGTTCGACTTTGGCCATGACCAG GTGTTCTCTTACCTGTTGCTATCGGCAGGATCAGCTGCAGCAGCACTAGCTAGAACCATGAGGGGAGGTGACATGTGTACAGACAACAAAGCCTTCTGCTTGCAGTCAGATGTAGCCATTGGTTTAGGCTTTGCTGCTTTTCTGTTCCTCGCCTTCTCTTCTTGCTTCTCTGGTTTTAGAGTGGCTTGTTTCCTCATCACAGGCTCTCGTTTTCATCTTTAG